ATAGGCATAAGTAATGCTACTGTTAAGTGAATAAGTGTTTCAGAAATGCTGAAGTTATCCCTGTTGGCATCCACCCATAATCTCAAAGGTGcagaatgctgaggcaggagaacaatTTAAGCCCATGAATTTGACACCGGCCTAGGTCACACAATCTTAAAAGCGCTATGTGTATGTGTTAGCACTAATGGCTGACACTGTTACTCTATGATTCACGCACTCACAAAATATGTTAATTTTGAACTTTGCTTATTTGGACTTGCAAATAAATACCTGAAGTTTACCCAGGCCATTAAGTGAGTAGACATTTCAATATTCAAATTCAAATGTAAAACTAAATTGGAAATATAACTTCATTCTACACTATCTAAATTCATTATTTGGTTTCAGcaaaacataatggtttgctacGTTTGGTCAATGAGTATGATGTGACTATTTTTAGTTGTGCATGAATTTAGTATGTAAATTTGTAGTCTTAGAACATGTggcttttatatataatatatgcataagTTATACTTAGTTATATGCATAAACATTTAGGAACACAACACCAGTATAACACAACTAACAAAAGTCAACATTAGGGGTctgtgtgaatttttttctttaagtgatttttgTTCAAGagacaattgaaaaaaaaaccagaaacatatAAATCACTTACAATGCAAAACCTGGTGAAGAATTTTTAAGACGTGTACAGAGAAGGATGAACATAACAAGAGTGAGATTATGCCAGCAAATAGGGGAGCCTCTGGGGTTGAAACATGAACAACTCCCCACCCAAGTGTTCCATCTTAGAATGAGATGATCAGTATGTGTCATTTTCTGAATAGGGAAAGGAAGAGCCCCAGCTTCTCTGGGGGTGATCACAGGATGAGAATGCAATATCTGAATGGGTACATGCTTAGTATGTGGTTGGGTTACATCCTTCACTTAAAGCACATGTCCTGCCCCTCCCAACCTATGCTAAGTATAACTGTTTCCCTTTCTAACCACTTTGATGAGCTAAGCCCAGAGGAAAGAAGTATGGTCCACACATGTAGGTCACTAAAAAGCTTCCGGCCACAATCCTGGAATCTGCTCCCCAAGATGacagctgttggtgtctttgtgCCCTGGGTAATGTACATTCACGGACTACTTGCCAAGAGCTGGGCTGGAGTAAAATTATAACGTCTTTTTACAAATGAGGGTTTTGGATGGAAATACCGGCATGGCTTTTAACTGACACACATTTTCCAATCCTAGGACACACAATAGTGCTTAGCTCAGCACGATTAAAAACAAATTCATCCGAAGAACATCTGATACCAATTACGCTGTAGGTTTAAATGTACATGTGTGGAGAAAGAAATGTGTCTTTCTATTCTTATTTGCATTATTAGACGTGATGCTGTTTAAAGTACCCTGAAGGAACTGACTTCAACTCCTTGTTCTAACTCTAGGCACTATTCCATAGTAAGCAGGAAGGTAGGAAACAAAACGGTTTTGCAGGTGGGAAAACAGTTCTACGTTGCCAGCAGTTATTTATAGCCAATTAAAGAACCCAGAATGAAGGCAGATGCTTCAAGTCATTCCTTTGTGTGCAGAAAGGAAACTACTTTTCATTGTGTTATGTAGCAGGGATCCACAGTGACCTTCTGTGATCACCAGCAGGGTCTGCGTGGGCAGCTGGAAACACTTTAAAAGCAATTTGCACCACCCAGTCATCTGCCTTTTCCCAATTAATTTCTGCGTTGGTAAGATAacctcaaaatgaaacaaaggattttaaaaaaagaagaagaagaagaagaagaagaagaagaagaagaagaagaagaagaagaagggagggggaggaagaaaacagCAGATGACGTTGTTTTCCTAGTCTCTGGACATCTGAGGGTTCCTGATGTCCGAGGGCCAGCCTACCTGTGTGTGGGCGGTGCACGCAAAGCGCCTGTGGTACCCGTAGTCACAGGATGTGTCCTCGAGACAGAAGCTTGCTTTGTGGCCTTCAGCCACTCTCCTCTGTGTGTTGGCATCAAGCAGGTCGTAGTGGCTGAATTCATCCATGCTGTGGTAATGTCTAATGTCCCACACAACAAAAACACAGCAGTCAGTGGCATGTAGAGGAAACAATAAGGACATTAAGTGACCTCCTTGTCTCATGAATCAAATGGTGTTATTGCTCACAAATTAAAACAGGGcaagtttattttcttgtttttttaaagatttatttattttatgtgtgtgaacgTATTGCCTACAAgttatatgtgcaccatgtacatgcctggtgccggaggaagtcagaagagggcttgaatcccttggaactggagatgTGATATGGATGGTTACAAACCACCCTGTGagtactggaaatcaaacctggctcctctgcaagagcagcaagtactcttaacactgagccatctccccagcccaaccccctcccccttggttttagacagggtctcacagtgtagctctagctatcctggaagttattctgtagaccatgctggccttgaattcagagatctacccacctctgcctcccatgtgctgggactaaaggcatgtgccaccatgcctggtcctcAAGTTTATCTTCTTAAAGAGATATTCATGCtagattatttttttcagaaaggaCATAAATGCATCAAAATTGCAAGCTTTTAACTTTACTTCGTAGTAAGGACAGAGTATCTGTTCCTTTCCACAGAGTAGCTATAAAGACAATTCATTATCTGTGCTTGTACCCTGTGGAGTCTCTCGTGTGTTTCTCTGGGTGCCACTGCCCATGTTGCTGATAGGATGCTGATTTCAAACAAGAGTTTTACTCGAGAGGGCTTGCTATGAGAGTCTAGAAACTAGagtttcaacattttaaaatctctttgGAAATGCAAGGGGGGACATGTTTTTCTACCACTATTATTTAAATAGCACaaactttcaaaataaaatatttctactttAATAAGCAAATTATGCAGCTAAAGTCTGCTTTTTCTCTATTCATTAAGTAGAAGACTTCTGAGCTCATCCTCATCTTACATGGGGGAGGGGCAACAATGGGAAAGGGTTTGAATTTCTGTAAGTAGGAGACCACACATCAGGATTTCCTGGCACTGAATATCTGGGCACATTACCTAGGCAAATGATGGCATAACCACatgtaatttcaaaattaaaacctttAAATTTAGAAAGGGCAGAGCAACCACTCTGGGGCTGATATGGGCCTTTCAAAAGATGGAAGTGGATCTGCTCCTCAAGTCTGTCTCATGTGTGTTCCATTGAGGATGGTTTCTGAATCCTTTAGGTAAAAGAAGCTGTGCTTTTCTTAAATGGTTGTTAAGGCTGACCAGCTGCAGGTGATCATGTAGATGATCTTATCCATAGCAGACACTTGTACATAATAGTAAATTATGTAAATTTGCTATTTACATAGATGATCTTATTTATAGAAGATACTTTTACATAATAAAAGTTCTGTAAATTTACTACTTACATAGATGATCTTATTTATAGCAGATACTTTTACTTAATAGCAAATTCTATGGCAGCCATTGTTATGTCTCTCCACACTTTTTAATGAGCCTGACTTAAGTTTCCAATTCAAAAGATAATGGGATTGGGTGGTGAAGGGGCCGTCTTTAAGGTTTAACATTCTTTGATGACCATCAACCCGTATAGTAAAAGTTCTAAGTACAAATAATAGCAAATCTCTAGCTTTAGGTAAGACACGTGAAGAATCATCTGAAAGATGTCAGAGCGTCCCAGAAGCACTGAGAGGCCCGTCCACTCACTGATGACAACTGTGCCACTCCCAGGAATAGCGAGGGCGGCTTGGTAAGAAGTCAGACGTCCCTTGGTTTTTCACTCTTTGGGGAAATCGTAGCAGTACCCTGTGATCATAATCCCGGACATCTGCCCTATATGCTGAGCTGTGggtttagaaacaaacaaacaaacattagatCCAGTGAATATCgatgaaaaacaaaactagaaggAACAGCTCACTGTTACACTGTAGTGGcatccctccccttccccaactAGCCTCTCAGCTCAAAGAGACCATCCTGAGCTCCCATCCAGTTCTGGAAGAATAAAAACATAGTGACTACCtggtgaatgagtgaatgaaggaCAACAGTAAAAACCTACAAAGCTTGAAATTAGGATTTacactaaaaaaaattattgatgaTACACTCTGCATCTAAAAATTATGAAATTGCTATAGTAATGATCACACGCCAAAAAGATCCACATACATCTATTAATAAGTTGATAGGTTTAAAATAGTAAGTGGAGAAACACTCTAAAACATGACAGCTAGCTTTAGATTGACAGCTTTATACTTCACTATCATCAGACAGGGAACCCCTCTCTCCTATCTTCCAGCGTTCAGTGGTGTGGATCATGCAAGACTCGGGAATGAAAATGAGCTTGAATTTCTTCCCTTAGCCTGACGGTTGTAAAAAAGCCAACGTGGAATAAAGGTTCGTATAAACACTTCTGGGATGCTTCTATATTTTTGTAGGTCTAGGTTGGAATACCATTGGTGACCCATTTTACTTAAGGTACCACCAGAACTACGCAAGCATCTTATGCTCCCTCTGCTGGTTGCCAGCAGCAAAATCGGAGAATTCCAAGTCCAGAATAGCTATTTTATTTTGGGAATGATggaaaacaaaactcttgctcatggtctTATACCAAAACAACCCAGTTAATCACGGCCTGAAAGAAATGTGGAATGCAGTCTTTACCAATGGGGGGCGCCACCGTGGCGAACACACCCCAGACCATCCGAGAATAATAGCGAGCGCTTCTTTTCTACTTTTCCCCCTGTGTGGTTGGTTGTTGAGCTCCTGTTTTATAGAAAAATGTTGGCGCCAATGCCTAATAGAAAGAAACcttgggaaaagaatctaagacTCAGTCTCCAGAACAAGGGTTTTCGCCCCCCTCTCCCGATTTGCGCCTCCCAGTGAGGCGGCACCCATAAAAACATTCCAAATTAACTCTCTATCCAAGTCAGCATGCCCAGGAGGTCACGTCCCACTTCCCAGCCCTTGTCCCACTTCCTGGCCCTTGTCTGCACTGAATAGCGGTCAGAACTAGGCACCCGTGTGATCCCAGGATCAAAATGGGAGCCAGGCTGTGGAAATCCATACCTAGCCAGGCAGTTTTCTTCCGCAGCGCATCTCAGATTGTACATAGACATCTTCTGCACATATGTAGATGCCTGGATGTAGTAGGGGTCCGGCACCAGGTCCGGGAGACCTAAAAATAAGACAAGCAGGTGACCTCTGACCCCAGGTCCCCTCTTTTGTCTCCCTTTGCCCACCAAGTCCGCTGGGTGGGGCTGAGTGTGTGGAAGAACAGGGAACTCCAAgactgggaaggaaaggaaagaagaagctgCTGGAGCCAGGAGCGCGGTTTCCATCAGATTCCAGAGCTGGCGGGGCAGGCGAGGGGGAATTAGGGGGGTCCGGTCGGCCGGGATGGGGGGGACCAGTCGCGCTCAGTCCGCCAAGTCTAGACAGCACCGACCTGCAGCCAGGGTGGCCAGGTGCCTCGCGTGAACCTGGGGGTGCTTACCATACTGGAAGTAACCGGTGCCGTATCCGGGTCGGTACCTGCTCCCAGGCCGGGGCCTCTCATACGTGTCATAGTAGTTATAATAGGGATTGTCGTCGGAGTACTTGTAGGGATTGTAGGGGTCGTCGCCCACCATGCGGTCTACGTGGCTGGGAGGCCTCAGGTTACTGAGCTGCGGGGGCTGTGGCGACGCAGTCCGGTTCCCTGCGCGCCGGGAGGTCCCACCATCGCGGGCCCCCGACGGCGAGAAGCCAGCTTCGAACCAGTGGCGGGCGGCGGGCCGGGGACGGCCGGGGGCGACCCCCGACGGGCTCGGTGTCCGCGCGCGGGCAGAGGCCGTGCGGTTGTCCCGCAGCAGCAGAATGGGCGTGCGCGGCTGCGGGGCGGCGTTGCCGTCGGGGCCCGGGGCCGCGGCGGCGCTGGGGTCGCGTCGCCGCTGCTGCGGCTGGTACTGCGCCCCGAGGCTCAGCAGACTGAACACCTGCCCATTGTTCTCCCATTGGATTGTCTGGCGCCAGGCGCCCGGGGCGGCGGGTGGCTCCCGCGGGGCCTGCGGGGCGCAGCGGAGAAGGGGACAGAGCTGCAGCGGCCCCAGCAGGAGCACGGTCCAGGCGAAACGCATGGCTCTCCCGGCGAGTCCTTTCTGCGGGGAGGAGGACGTGGCTGGGAGAGAGTGAAGACGGGGCTCAGATCCCGCGAAGGAACGAGACCTCTTCGGGGCCGGGAGGAGGGCGAGGCGCGGGGATGGGTCGCAGTGAGCCGTGCCAAGGGCGGACGGCAGACCCTGCCCCCAGCCCAGGCCGCCGTCGGACGTGGCACCCCCTTTCCCAGTCCTGGAAGACGACGACGGGGAGCAGCGGCGCACGACGGTCGGTCCCGGCGAGCGCACAGTGTCTGGagtggaagaaggggagagattttaaactttcTGACAAGTTTGCAGTTACACAAGCCGTTCTGGCCCCGCTCGCTGCCCCTCCGCTATTTGTTCACGTAATGCGATTGGAAACGTGCGAGGCGGACAGCTCCTCcactctgcccctcctcccctctccgccccactcccctcctccccagaCACGTTGCACAGGGAGAGTTAAGGGGAAAGAACAAAACGGAACACACATCCTGAGACACACTCGACTTAATCTGGGCCGAACATGCAGGAATTTCAAAAGACTCAGACAGGCGAAGGCAGCCAGGCCATGGGCCCAAGCCAAAATATGCATGAAGAAAAATGCTATTAGGTCACCAGCCCTGGAGAGGCGGGAAGTCAAGAGGTGGGGAGAGCGGTAGGGCCAAAGTGTGCGTGCTGGGATGGGGGAGGCTGTGACTAACGCTTATCCATAAAGAAGTTAACCAGACGAATTTCCCAACGCACACTCACCCCGCTTTTATGGGAAGCGCCCTCAGCAAATAAACCCCAAGGAtatcaaattttgtttttctggctgTAGGTAATATGAGAAATGGGTTACAAATCTGTTTCCTACAGTGAGTATTTTAATAACTAAAGTGAAAATTTACAGGGAACAAAGTGTAGTGAATAagcctgcccctctctctctctctctctctctctctctctctctctctctctctctctctctccaaataaCCGGCCCAATTTGCACTTTAAGTGATGATGAAGAATTCTTTCATCCCTACTGTGTACCGGAAAGCTAGAAGAAGAGCAGGAGAGTGTTCAAGGACATCTTCAAGTAGACGTTTCATTTGACTTCTTGCTCCTTCTCTCCTGTGTCTAATAAGGAGGTTTGACTTCACATGTTAAAATCAAATTGCCAATATTAAAGGTTGAAATTCAATAAAGTATTCAGCAGCTTTTAATTCCTCTTCCAGTCTAAACAAAGGTGTTACAAGAGAAATAGCCTTTGAGTTCTGAGTTCACTACAGAGAAGACGTAGGTGTGGCTGGCCAGGAGAATGAGTCGGAGGATAATCTGTAACTGGACAGAGATGCTTAATAGACCAACTATTCACATCCCACTCAGGGTCTGGGAAACTCTGAActgaattcaaagaaaaattgaTACTAAGTGGCCCTTTTAAACTACTAGGCAAGCCAGAATTTAGTATCCACTTTATCGGTCCCATCACTGAGCTGTTGTCTAGACACTTCAATCTCACCTCTTAGACTCCGTGTTTTCATAACTGATCACCCCACCAGGTGGTTTGGTGGACATCTACTAGTCTGACTGCTTGAtacccatttcctttttctttctgttcttcaggAAACTCTGCCCAGAACCTCTGACGCCCATAGTGAGGTTGGACTGACAAGGCATTCATGCGACTTCTTCACTTCAAGAACGGGTCACAAGATCTGAGTTTGTTCTAATTAAACTATCTTCCTAGAATCTAAATGTCAAGTTGGTCACACGGTGAACATTATTCCTCCTCCCACTGCTAGAAAAAGTTCTGGCTCTTCAGCATTTCCTTCAGATTTTCTAGTGCAATCTTTTGTGGACTAACATAGTCAGTTTCTGTCATCTGCCACAGGAGAATCCTGACTGACAGAGGGGGTTGGCCTGCGGCTTTCAGCTAGTTAAATCACATGACTCAGAGTCCAGGGTAATGAATCTGGCTTTTTGAGTCTAGTTAGATGGACCACGTACCTTCCTTGGTCACCAAGGGATATGACACAGAGTTTGGCCCACATGTGGTAAATCTACAGCCTACATGATGAGGATAAACTTTAAGTGCAAGTTCACTCACCACAAGTCAACAGTGAATTCTTTTCTGAACAAAACCATCTCTAAGATAACACTAGTTGTCATTTTACTGGCTGGCTAGAAGGCTTAAAATTAACTACTGGATTTCTCTAGACTTTGTAAGAGAgatagagggaaaaaaagaaaaaaaaggtgctATAATTTGGATGGACAGATGACATtataaggagaaacagaaagagactgAGTATCGTTATCTTTCATCTGAAAAAGGTTCTACATCTGCCCATGAACAGTTACCTCCAGAACAGAATGGCTGGGGACAGTTATCACTTGACCACAGGTTTCTGAGGGAAGACCTTTGCTGTGGCTGTCAAATTAGAGTAAAGTGGTTCCTATTGGGAGGGTAGAAAgtttgtcctggatctcagttagcatgcctttgtttccaggtctggtgcttggttgtgggggggggggggaggaaaagagaggaagaagggagagggggaggggaaagggaagagggggaggggaaagggaagagggggaggggaaagggaagagggggagggggaggggaaaaggaagagggggaggggaaagaggagagggggagggagatgggggaggaaaAGCTTCTCTGTATAGGCGTTTTATTTTTTCTGGTTCTTAGCACTTTGTCAGATTTAACAAATAATCCAAATCCTCTTCAAAGTATTCTTCCAAGTTTCAAAATCTCTGATTTTCTTGAATATCCACTTACTCTATTTTCAATTCAATCACTGCAATATTACATTATGGCcattaatattgaaaaaaatttctCGAATTGGACTTTAAAATATTGGGTAATTTTTGTGTACGTATAAGATGGAGCCTACAGAAGATGATGTTCACTTTTTAAGTATTTTCCATCAGTGAAATTCCAttacacatttatttgttttacagaaTCTCATACACACATTTACGCTTTGCAGGATAGTGTGCTATATAGGTGACTTGTAAACATGATCACTAAACACTCACAGCGGATGAGGCTCATCATTTTCTCCCAGTTTGCTTCAAAAGATTTAAAACCGGTTcatgaaaacagaaataacagcCCAGAACAATCACAATGCACTTTGCTTATTTTATTaatcacacacatatgaacatatacacacaacttCAGGGGTAGGGGATATGTAACCCACTGGCACACACTCTAAATgccataaaagggaaaaaaaaaaagtcattttctccctctttcaTTTCCTCCAAACTCTCTTGCTTAAGACTTAGctatctgggagaaaaagaaaagaaaacatgtggCCACCACATTGAGGACAATAGGAAGTGTTTGCCACCATGGGGTGATGCCATGTAGCCATGCATTGTGCTCTTTTCTTAGAGGCAAAACCACTCTTTTCAAAATTAGACAAGCCAGTTTTCTTCCACTCAAAGCTGAagctaataaaaaataatactagCAGCAATTATAATGATGACAGTAACTATAGCTGCATCAAGGTGTCCCCAGCTCTTGTAAGATGAACGGTTGATCCCAAGAGAGCAGCTTTTTGTGGACAGATCTATGATTTATATCAAAAAAGAGGGAATCATCTCAACCCaccccccgcttttttttttttttttttagcaaggtTCTATTTCTACCAAGAAATAAAAGTCCCATCCGACTCAAGTAAGTTCTTACCCAAGCTGCGCGTGTACTTCTTCCCTTTGGCTCTCTGAGCAGCAGCAAGGCGGCAGTAGGTGAGAACAAGCCCCTGAGGAAAGGCTTCAAGAAGGGAGCCAAGATGAAACTGGTTGGTCCATTTTCTAAGAAAGACTGGTATGATGTGAAAGCTCCACCTATGTTCCAGTTTAGAAACATTGGAAAAACACCAGTCACAAGGACCCAAGGAAACAGAATTTCATCTGATTGCCTCAAGGGTCGTGTGTTTGAAGAGAGCTTTgctgatctacagagtgacaAAGTTGTGTTTAGAAAATTCAAGCTAATTACTGAAGTTGTTCagggcaaaataaaaaaaaaaatgtctgattAACTTCCATGGCATGGATCTTACCCAGGACAAAATGTGTTCCATGGTCAAAAAGTGGCAGACTAGACCATGACTGACGCTTGTGTTGATGTCAAGACAACCAATGGTTCTTTGCTCCTTCTGTTCTGTGTTGGTTTCACTAAAAAACGCACCAGCCAGACATGCAAAACATCCCATGTGCAGCCCCAGCAGGTCCTCCAGATCTGGAAGAAGGTGATAAAAATGCAGAAGAAACCCAAGTTCGAATTGAGAAAACTCAGGGCGCTCTGTGGTGAAGGTGGAAGTTCTGGAAAAACTACTGATGATGAGACAGGTGTGAGTGAGCTGATGGATATGAACCAAGAAACTGTTGAAAACCCAGACTTCCAATAGTGACAAATAAAAGTTCCTATTtgtgaaaaaggaagagagaaagaaaagtcaaaaGGTTGTGCCTCCAGAATTTGCTAGGTAAGTTTATACTCAAAGGATATGGAATTATTCAGAAAGTTAAAACTGTAAAGCAGAACCAGAACGATAACTGCATAACCAAAGAACCAGTGTGTGAGCCTCAATTCTtttgtttgggggctggagaggtggctcagaggtttagtgcCCTTCCTACTCTTCCAAAGACCCCAGATTGGTTTTTCTGCACCAATCAGCctgctcataaccacctgtaactccaactccagggaatctggctCTCTTCTAGTCTCTGTGGACAACTGCACGCTCGCACgcgcacaaataaataaaattgaaaagtatGTGGCACAGAAAGCACATTTGAATCTTGTTCTTCAGTGAAGTTCATGGCTTGTGTGAAGTTCGTTGTAACCCTGTAGTCCTAACACACCGAAGGGAAGCAAGCAGAGGGAGCGGAAAGTCCACATTAAAACGTTAGAGAAAAGAAGCAATTATGCCATCTTACGTAAAAGAAGTGGGcgggagagtgggaggaaggaattGATGATCAGAAAAGACAACCAGAAAAAGTAACAGAGTGAGATACAGAACCCTGACGTTTTCTAATTGGAGTAGAAGGGGACCGGTGAGTGGACTTGAAAGCTAACAGGGACTTTCCACTCCTTTCTCTCCATCCTTGCTGTCTGCCACATGCCACTTCCAGGTATTCACCCAAATATAAAAGTAGACAGTTGGTACACATTTGTCTGTGTGTCAAGACcgaactaaaaaaagaaaataagtaaacaaactgGCTAGAAATAGCCCAGaaagaatgaattttaaatatatctgGCTGGGTTACCTAGCCCCTTTGGGCCACCTAAGGAAGGGAAAAGTGGAATTGAAGTCTGGGGAATAGAAAAGCATTCTATTCTGCTGTCTTTAATGGAACTCCGTATGAGATTACA
This Peromyscus eremicus chromosome 19, PerEre_H2_v1, whole genome shotgun sequence DNA region includes the following protein-coding sequences:
- the Lox gene encoding protein-lysine 6-oxidase, whose translation is MRFAWTVLLLGPLQLCPLLRCAPQAPREPPAAPGAWRQTIQWENNGQVFSLLSLGAQYQPQQRRRDPSAAAAPGPDGNAAPQPRTPILLLRDNRTASARARTPSPSGVAPGRPRPAARHWFEAGFSPSGARDGGTSRRAGNRTASPQPPQLSNLRPPSHVDRMVGDDPYNPYKYSDDNPYYNYYDTYERPRPGSRYRPGYGTGYFQYGLPDLVPDPYYIQASTYVQKMSMYNLRCAAEENCLASSAYRADVRDYDHRVLLRFPQRVKNQGTSDFLPSRPRYSWEWHSCHQHYHSMDEFSHYDLLDANTQRRVAEGHKASFCLEDTSCDYGYHRRFACTAHTQGLSPGCYDTYAADIDCQWIDITDVQPGNYILKVSVNPSYLVPESDYSNNVVRCDIRYTGHHAYASGCTISP